CCGGTTGGGTTCTCTGTAAATGGCGGAGCACCGGTAATGGAAACCTATACAGGTTCTCTCGCACCCGGAGGTGTAGATACCTATACTTTTACAGGTACAGCTGACCTTTCTGCGACCGGTGTATATTCCATCGACGCATTCACCATGCTTGCCGGTGATGGCATAACAGCCAATGACTCAGCGGCAACAACCGCCGAACATTTTGTTCCTGAAGGTCTGCCTGTATCGGAGAATTTTGACGCTTATGGCAATGGCGTAACGGTTTTCCCAAACTTTGCCAATGATCCAACAGGTACAGTCGCATGGAGGGTAAACTCCGGCACTACCCCATCTTCTCCTACAGGTCCTTCGGGAGATAAAAATGGCCCTGGAAAATATATCTATATCGAATCTTCCGGTGCTCCGTTTAGCGGATGGAAAGGAAAGTTGGTGTCTGATTGTATTGACCTTACTACAGCCATTGCGCCTAATCTGATATTCTCCTACCACATGTTTGGTGCAGATATCGACTCCCTCGAAGTGGAAATCACCAGTGGCGGTACCACTACGAAATTGTTGTCTCTGCTCGGTCAGCAGCAGACAGCTACAGCAGACCCTTATATTACAGATACACTTGATCTGGCGGCATTTATCGGTTCAGTTGTATCGGTTCGTTTTACTGCTACCGTTCGCGGCTTTTTGGGCGACGTTGCGCTGGACGAAATTTCGATCAAGGATATTGTTCCGATAGACCTGGCCACTACATCTATTCAGCTACCTGCTGATGCTTGCGGATTGAGCGATTCTTCTGATGTAACAATCATTGTTAAAAATGAAGGCACCCAGGCAATCGCAGGTTTTGCTGCTGCATATTCAGTTGATGGTGGCCCGGTCATTACCCCTGAGGTTGTTACTGCCCTGTTAAACCCCGGTGATACCTACACCTATACCTTTATTGCTAAAGCAGATTTTTCTGTTGTGGGTCCTCACTTTGTAGCTGCAGGAGCAACGACTTTGGGTGATCAGGTTGCCGCAAATGATACGGTATTTGGTACCGTTTTAAATATTCCGACTATTTCGACTATGCCATATTTTGAGGATTTTGAAAATGGCAATGGTTTCTGGACAGCAGGTGGAACAAATTCCTCATGGGCATTAGGTACACCAGCGAAGGCTGTGATTATCGGCGCCGCTTCCGGTAGCAATGCATGGATAACCGGCGGTTTAACTGGTGAATATCCCATCAACGAAAACTCAGAAGTAGTATCTCCATGTTTTGATATGTCTGCTGCGCCTGCCAATTCGGCCGTAGCGCTCAAAGTCTGGTGGGAGACAGAATTTAGCTGGGATGGTGCCGTACTTCAGTCAACCAATGACGAAGGTGCCACCTGGACTAATATCGGTGGTTTTGGAGATCCCAACAACTGGTACACTGACAATACCATCAATAGTGCTCCCGGAGGCCAACAGTCCGGATGGTCAGGGCGTGTCAACTCCAGCAATGGTTCCAACGGATGGAGACAGGCGCAACACGCACTCGACAGTGCAGTTATCGGTCAGCCTAGTGTTCGTTTCCGCATAGCCTTCGGTTCTGATGCATCAGGAAATGATGACGGATTTGCATTTGATGACTTTGCAATTGGCGTTCCTCCTCAAGTACAATTAGGTCCCGACTCTATGACCGTTTGTATCGGAGCTACCCTTTCCGCAGGTGTAGTTGCCGATGTGTATGACTGGTCAACCGGTGATACTACTTCTTCGATCACGATTGCAAATGCCAGTGGTGTGGATACTATTCAGAAAATCTGGGTTCGCGTGGTAGATAGCCTCGGCTTCTCTGCCAGTGATACGATTCTGCTGAGCGTTCCTGCAGGTGTACCAGGTGTAACCGCTACGCTTGACAACAATGTAAATTGTAACGGCGATTCTACCGGACAGGCTACTGCCATCGCAACCGGTGGTTTGGGTATTCTACTATATGAGTGGAATACAAGCCCGGCTCAAAATACTCAGGTAGCAACCGGCCTCCCCGCAGGTTCTTATACAGTAACGGTTGTCGATGAAAATGGCTGTGAGGCTACAGATGCTGTTACTATTTCAGAGCCTACAGCTGTTGCTGTTGCATTGGACTCCTTGTCTGACGCGCTTTGTGCCGGAGATGCCAATGGCTCAATCTCAATTACCGTAGCAGGTGGTACTGCTCCTTACTCCTTTAGCTGGAGCAATGGTGCTACGACTGAAGACCTTACCGGACTGGCCGCAGGTACATACACTGGTACAATCACCGACTCTCTGGGTTGTGTACTAGTTTCTCCCGATCTGACAGTGGGCGAGCCTGACAGCCTTTCTGTAGCACTTGATGCGCTCTCAGATGTAGCTTGTCCTGATGATACCGATGGCTCGATCTCTATTTCGGTTGCCGGTGGTACAGCACCTTACAGCTTCCTTTGGGACAACGGCGCTACTTCCGAAGATCTCTCCGGTCTGGGTGTAGGTTCCTACGTAGGTACAATCACCGATGCG
The DNA window shown above is from Bacteroidia bacterium and carries:
- a CDS encoding PKD domain-containing protein, giving the protein MKHLFTLLVGLCLIPFVTNGQILLDENFATGTGSTPPAGWTQATLVGDPTFDTWRFNNPGARTLNAPISSPAAIFDSDNYSSAGGAEDVVLTSPVFDGTGLTVINLTWDHYFQAGFGGGWAVEVFDGVNWVPVASGGASTTANPQSEAVDISLQVAGNANAQLRFRWTGDYSWYWIVDNVKVVAPVANDVGIVSVDQPGDGCALSATETVSVTLKNFGAVTQTSIPVGFSVNGGAPVMETYTGSLAPGGVDTYTFTGTADLSATGVYSIDAFTMLAGDGITANDSAATTAEHFVPEGLPVSENFDAYGNGVTVFPNFANDPTGTVAWRVNSGTTPSSPTGPSGDKNGPGKYIYIESSGAPFSGWKGKLVSDCIDLTTAIAPNLIFSYHMFGADIDSLEVEITSGGTTTKLLSLLGQQQTATADPYITDTLDLAAFIGSVVSVRFTATVRGFLGDVALDEISIKDIVPIDLATTSIQLPADACGLSDSSDVTIIVKNEGTQAIAGFAAAYSVDGGPVITPEVVTALLNPGDTYTYTFIAKADFSVVGPHFVAAGATTLGDQVAANDTVFGTVLNIPTISTMPYFEDFENGNGFWTAGGTNSSWALGTPAKAVIIGAASGSNAWITGGLTGEYPINENSEVVSPCFDMSAAPANSAVALKVWWETEFSWDGAVLQSTNDEGATWTNIGGFGDPNNWYTDNTINSAPGGQQSGWSGRVNSSNGSNGWRQAQHALDSAVIGQPSVRFRIAFGSDASGNDDGFAFDDFAIGVPPQVQLGPDSMTVCIGATLSAGVVADVYDWSTGDTTSSITIANASGVDTIQKIWVRVVDSLGFSASDTILLSVPAGVPGVTATLDNNVNCNGDSTGQATAIATGGLGILLYEWNTSPAQNTQVATGLPAGSYTVTVVDENGCEATDAVTISEPTAVAVALDSLSDALCAGDANGSISITVAGGTAPYSFSWSNGATTEDLTGLAAGTYTGTITDSLGCVLVSPDLTVGEPDSLSVALDALSDVACPDDTDGSISISVAGGTAPYSFLWDNGATSEDLSGLGVGSYVGTITDANGCVLVSPVLTITNTDSLPAAAFDYGTVGAAVNFSNMTPNGTSYAWDFGDGNTSTDENPTNLYTTNAQFVVSLTVTNDCGSTTVTDTILISQVGIEDNLLAAKVSVYPNPTQGVFDIRFDQLNLEDVEIVLSTVEGKQVVKEKIGSVRGIFTHRMDLSDNLARGSYVLQIISSQGVTHKRIQLQ